The following proteins come from a genomic window of Rhodohalobacter sp. 614A:
- the dnaB gene encoding replicative DNA helicase, with the protein MPNQNGSNSSGSSQSLQHEGGRIPPQAVEVEEAVLGAMLIEREAATIALQLLRTEDFYKPANKHIFETLFELYERDNPLDLLTVENELRDKNLLDTVGGTGYLADLTRSVSSAANIDYHSQIIAEKAIKRNLILHCNDIIKAAYDTTSDASDVLDEAEQRIFDLSNNKTRANATIIGDILKDTLGYLEDLRGKPEGVTGVPSGLDVDKFTSGWQNGDLIIIAARPSMGKTAFVLTAARNAALHPNEDMQSNVAIFSLEMSAQQLVQRFLTMEARINAQDARTGRVKDEDFKRLIDAASRLFTARIFIDDTPSLSLMELRTKCRRLKSEHDIGLIVVDYLQLMTANSRDIGNREQEIATISRGLKSLAKELNVPVIALAQLSRAVEQRGGDKRPQLSDLRESGSIEQDADVVCFLYRPEYYGITTTAEGESTNGLAELIIGKQRNGPVGTTRMFFVKEYARFERLSRIDRGPGGDDYLSEPDNGSSLPPPTHNPGGDDEEAPF; encoded by the coding sequence ATGCCCAACCAAAACGGGTCTAATTCATCCGGCAGTTCGCAGTCTCTTCAACATGAAGGAGGACGGATTCCTCCCCAGGCTGTGGAAGTGGAAGAAGCTGTTTTGGGGGCCATGCTCATCGAACGGGAAGCGGCAACCATTGCGCTTCAGCTTTTGCGGACTGAAGATTTCTACAAACCGGCCAACAAGCACATTTTTGAAACCCTTTTCGAACTCTACGAACGGGACAACCCGCTTGACCTGCTTACCGTAGAAAATGAGCTTCGTGATAAAAATCTCTTGGATACGGTAGGCGGAACCGGTTATCTCGCAGATCTGACACGATCAGTTAGTTCGGCTGCAAACATCGATTATCATTCGCAGATTATTGCTGAAAAGGCAATCAAGCGAAACCTGATTTTGCATTGCAATGACATTATAAAAGCCGCTTATGATACCACCTCCGATGCCTCCGATGTATTGGACGAAGCGGAGCAGAGAATCTTTGATCTGTCCAATAATAAAACCCGCGCCAACGCTACCATTATCGGCGATATTCTGAAAGATACGCTGGGATACCTGGAAGATTTGCGCGGAAAACCGGAAGGCGTTACGGGAGTTCCTTCCGGGCTGGACGTAGATAAGTTCACTTCTGGCTGGCAAAATGGGGATTTGATCATTATTGCCGCACGTCCCTCCATGGGTAAAACGGCTTTTGTACTGACGGCCGCCCGGAATGCAGCGCTTCATCCCAATGAAGATATGCAGTCGAATGTGGCCATTTTCAGTCTTGAGATGTCGGCGCAGCAACTGGTTCAGAGATTCCTCACTATGGAAGCCCGCATCAATGCGCAGGATGCCCGAACCGGCCGCGTGAAAGACGAAGATTTTAAACGATTGATTGATGCAGCGAGCCGCCTCTTTACCGCTCGCATTTTTATTGATGATACGCCCAGCCTGAGCCTGATGGAGCTTCGCACAAAATGTCGGCGCTTAAAAAGTGAACATGACATCGGCCTGATTGTGGTGGATTACCTTCAGCTTATGACCGCGAATTCTCGCGATATCGGAAATCGTGAGCAGGAAATTGCCACCATTTCCCGGGGTTTAAAATCGTTGGCAAAAGAACTCAATGTGCCGGTAATCGCTCTTGCACAGCTCAGCCGTGCGGTAGAACAGCGCGGCGGTGATAAACGTCCGCAGTTGAGTGACCTTCGTGAGTCCGGCTCCATCGAGCAGGATGCCGACGTGGTTTGCTTCCTTTACAGGCCTGAATATTATGGAATTACCACTACGGCTGAAGGCGAATCCACGAATGGTTTGGCAGAACTGATTATCGGGAAACAACGTAACGGACCTGTTGGAACCACACGCATGTTCTTCGTGAAAGAGTATGCTCGATTTGAACGTTTATCACGAATTGACCGTGGGCCCGGTGGTGATGACTATCTTTCAGAACCCGACAACGGATCATCACTTCCTCCTCCAACCCATAATCCCGGCGGCGATGATGAAGAGGCTCCTTTTTGA
- a CDS encoding dipeptidase produces the protein MKKQPLIFDAHLDLSMNALEWNRDLRLPIDEIRRSEKGMTDKPDRGRGTVSFGELRKGNIGIVVGTQIARFTKEANKMPGASWNSPEQAWAQTQGQLAWYQAMELDGSITSITNAEELDAHLKNWENDPENTPIGLIRSLEGADSIISFEHLQKAYDDGLRAIGPAHYGPGVYAQGTDATGGIGKKGKELLREMERLNIILDATHLCDDSFWEALDHFNGPVWASHNNCRELVDHNRQFSDEQIKTLIERGAVIGAALDAWMLTEGWVRGTSTPDGENVSLQNVVDHIDHICQLAGNSKHAAIGSDLDGAFGTEQTPKDLNTIADLQKIPLILEERGYSDEDVDNICSHNWIHFLRRAW, from the coding sequence ATGAAGAAACAACCATTGATTTTTGATGCTCATCTTGACCTTTCGATGAATGCCTTGGAATGGAATCGCGATTTACGGTTGCCCATTGATGAAATCCGCCGCTCGGAGAAAGGCATGACAGATAAACCCGATCGTGGCAGGGGAACGGTCTCTTTCGGTGAATTGCGAAAAGGAAATATCGGCATTGTTGTGGGCACACAAATCGCCCGGTTTACAAAAGAAGCGAATAAAATGCCTGGCGCCAGTTGGAATTCTCCCGAGCAGGCGTGGGCACAAACGCAGGGGCAACTGGCCTGGTATCAGGCAATGGAACTGGATGGAAGCATCACTTCCATCACCAATGCAGAAGAGCTGGACGCTCATTTAAAAAATTGGGAAAATGACCCCGAAAACACGCCAATTGGCCTGATCCGAAGTCTTGAAGGAGCCGATTCTATCATCAGTTTTGAACATCTTCAAAAAGCGTATGACGATGGATTGCGGGCCATTGGTCCGGCGCACTACGGACCCGGTGTGTATGCGCAGGGCACGGATGCTACCGGCGGAATTGGGAAGAAGGGAAAAGAGCTTTTGCGGGAGATGGAGCGCCTGAATATCATCCTGGATGCGACCCATCTTTGTGACGATAGTTTTTGGGAAGCTCTGGATCATTTTAACGGACCGGTCTGGGCCAGCCATAATAACTGCAGGGAGCTTGTTGATCATAACCGGCAGTTTTCGGATGAGCAGATTAAAACATTGATTGAACGCGGGGCCGTTATCGGTGCTGCTCTGGATGCATGGATGCTCACCGAAGGATGGGTGAGAGGAACGTCCACACCCGATGGTGAAAATGTCAGTTTGCAGAATGTGGTTGATCATATCGATCATATTTGTCAGTTGGCGGGAAATTCAAAACATGCTGCGATCGGGTCCGACCTGGATGGCGCTTTTGGGACCGAGCAAACGCCCAAAGACCTGAATACCATTGCCGATCTTCAGAAAATTCCACTCATCCTCGAAGAAAGAGGATATTCGGATGAGGATGTTGATAATATCTGCTCTCACAACTGGATTCATTTTTTACGAAGAGCGTGGTAG